The Chroicocephalus ridibundus chromosome 3, bChrRid1.1, whole genome shotgun sequence genome has a segment encoding these proteins:
- the LOC134512899 gene encoding epoxide hydrolase 1-like, producing MWQEFLPNAWESILSRIRSFEYSQKNAVLVPAAALGVGGMLVFWLRSRHKIKTIEMGDGWWGSGERPLKGKEDESIRPFKIEASDKEIEDLHRRLEQARYTPPLEGAAFHYGFNSNYLRKVVAYWRNQFDWRKQVEVLNKYPHFRTTIEGIDIHFIHVKPSYVPHGRAVQPLLMVHGWPGSFYEFYKIIPLLTEPSRHGLNEGDVVFEVICPSIPGYGFSEAPHQKGFDTIATARIFHKLMNRLGFKQYYVQGGDWGSRITTNMAQMLPQSVKGLHVNLVFVNKQGLRRMISVMLGAYVPWLVGLTREDVRRTYPFMQKNIYDLLRESGYLHIQATKPDTAGCGLNDSPVGLAAYILEKFSTWTDKSFLHKDDGGLESKYSLDELLTNVMIYWVTSSIVSSMRFYKENFSKDPNLTAHARVGVYVPTGIAAFPQEIVHTPRIWAKQNFKNIITYTYMPRGGHFAAFEEPKLLAQDIIHFVRKVEQL from the exons ATGTGGCAGGAGTTCCTTCCAAATGCCTG gGAGAGCATCTTGTCGCGGATCAG GTCTTTTGAATATTCTCAGAAGAATGCAGTCCTGGTCCCTGCAGCCGCCCTGGGGGTTGGAGGGATGCTGGTTTTCTGGCTGAGGTCTAGACACAAGATCAAGACTATTGAAATGGGTGATGGATGGTGGGGCTCAGGTGAAAGACCcctaaaagggaaagaagatgaaagTATCCGTCCCTTCAAGATTGAAGCATCTGACAAAGAAATCGAG GACCTGCACCGCCGCCTGGAGCAGGCCCGCTACACACCACCACTGGAAGGGGCCGCCTTCCACTATGGCTTCAACTCCAACTACCTGCGGAAGGTGGTGGCCTACTGGAGGAACCAGTTCGACTGGCGCAAGCAAGTGGAAGTCCTGAACAAATATCCCCATTTCCGAACCACTATTGAAG GGATCGATATCCATTTTATCCATGTGAAGCCCTCCTATGTCCCCCATGGTCGAGCTGTTCAACCTCTGCTGATGGTCCATGGCTGGCCCGGCTCCTTCTATGAGTTCTACAAGATCATCCCTCTGCTCACGGAGCCATCCAGGCACGGCCTGAACGAGGGTGATGTGGTGTTTGAGGTCATCTGCCCATCCATCCCAGGCTACGGCTTCTCAGAGGCACCGCACCAGAAAG GCTTTGACACCATAGCAACAGCTCGGATATTTCATAAGCTGATGAACAGATTGGGCTTCAAGCAATACTACGTACAGGGAGGAGACTGGGGATCTCGTATTACCACAAACATGGCCCAGATGCTGCCACA ATCTGTGAAGGGGCTTCATGTGAATCTCGTCTTTGTCAACAAACAAGGTTTGAGAAGAATGATTTCTGTGATGCTTGGGGCTTATGTACCATGGCTCGTAGGCCTCACTAGGGAAGATGTTCGACGTACGTACCCTTTCATGCAGAAGAATATATATGACCTTCTGCGAGAGTCTGGCTACTTACACATCCAAGCCACCAAACCAGACACTGCAG GCTGTGGACTGAATGACTCCCCTGTGGGGCTTGCTGCATATATTTTAGAGAAATTCTCTACCTGGACAGATAAATCATTTCTGCATAAAGATGATGGAGGCTTGGAAAG CAAATACTCTCTTGATGAGCTTTTGACCAACGTGATGATTTATTGGGTGACATCCTCCATTGTGTCTTCAATGCGATTCTACAAGGAGAACTTCTCCAAGGACCCTAATCTAACTGCTCATGCCAG GGTTGGAGTATATGTTCCCACAGGGATTGCAGCTTTTCCTCAGGAGATAGTACATACACCACGTATCTGGGCAAAGCAGAACTTCAAGAACATCATCACTTACACTTACATGCCACGTGGAGGGCATTTTGCTGCCTTTGAGGAACCAAAGCTTCTGGCACAAGACATCATCCACTTTGTCAGAAAGGTGGAACAGCTGTGA
- the MAD2L1BP gene encoding MAD2L1-binding protein codes for MAPAPPEAARGGRSATPMMPRGGGHSNSSRPPSARQKMAAPGVAVAPARAASPVSPLLIAEAPPALDRGSGGMRPCRSGPMAAACPSVSVVFPGAVSRESCCRFACELLKHVLHQRHQLPLPYEQLAYFCRRAAQDGDVIKKPRSMDVASKKCQQVLTELEGVLQHLEVMFSLTLVPRVLILLGGNVMSPKELYELNLEGIYEGSAEESLKTASCVRKLFHSLFVADVFSELKALPVTGTVVMLQGHRDCGVDWFRPKLNYKVPTRGRKLTVNLSCDGDINMRASSPQHMTSTWEDYVWFQAPVTLKGFHE; via the exons ATGGCGCCTGCACCGCCGGaagcggcgcggggcgggcgctcCGCCACTCCCATGatgccccgcggcggcggccatTCAAATTCCAGCCGGCCGCCCTCGGCTAGGCAGAAGATGGCGGCTCCCGGTGTAGCGGTCGCCCCTGCCCGGGCGGCTTCTCCCGTGTCCCCGCTCCTCATCGCTGAGGCGCCGCCGGCCCTGGATCGTGGTAGCGGTGGGATGAGGCCCTGTCGGAGCGGGCCCATGGCGGCTGCCTGCCCGTCGGTGTCTGTGGTGTTCCCGGGCGCTGTGAGCCGGGAGAGCTGCTGCCGCTTCGCCTGCGAGCTCCTCAAGCACGTCCTGCACCAGCGGCACCAGCTCCCGCTCCCCTACGAGCAGCTCGCCTACTTCTGCCGGCGGGCGGCGCAG gatgGAGATGTGATTAAGAAGCCACGCTCCATGGACGTGGCAAGCAAGAAGTGCCAGCAGGTGCTGACGGAGCTGGAGGGAGTGCTCCAGCACTTGGAAGTCATGTTTAGTTTGACATTGGTTCCTCGGGTTCTTATTCTACTTGGAGGCAATGTCATGAGCCCCAAGGAGCTCTATGAGCTCAACTTGGAGGGTATCTATGAGGGCAGTGCTGAGGAGAGCCTGAAAACTGCATCCTGTGTTCGCAAGCTCTTTCACTCGCTCTTCGTGGCAGATGTCTTCAGTGAACTTAAGGCTCTCCCTGTCACAGGCACTGTTGTTATGCTCCAAGGACACCGCGATTGTGGTGTTGATTGGTTCCGGCCCAAGCTCAACTATAAAGTGCCGACCCGAGGGAGGAAACTAACTGTTAACTTGTCCTGTGATGGAGACATCAACATGCGTGCCTCATCTCCTCAGCATATGACTTCTACTTGGGAGGACTATGTATGGTTTCAAGCACCTGTGACGCTCAAAGGCTTTCATGAATGA
- the GTPBP2 gene encoding GTP-binding protein 2: MDSRVSELFGGCCRPATGGAGGALRGRGGPAPGSGSGGGSKAKKKNGRSRGGKANNPPYLPPEAEDGNIEYKLKLVNPSQYRFEHLVTQMKWRLQEGRGEAVYQIGVEDNGLLVGLSEEEMRASLKTLRRMAEKVGADITVLREREVDYDSDVPRKITEVLVRKVPDNQQFLDLRVAVLGNVDSGKSTLLGVLTQGELDNGRGRARLNLFRHLHEIQSGRTSSISFEILGFNSKGEVVNYSDSRTAEEICESSSKMITFIDLAGHHKYLKTTIFGLTSYCPDFAMLVVSANTGIAGTTREHLGLAMALKVPFFIVISKVDLCSKATVERTVKQLERILKQPGCNKLPLLVNSDDDAVTAAQQFAQSPNITPIFTLSSVSGENLDLLKVFLNILPPLTNSKEQEELMQQLTEFQVDEIYTVPEVGTVVGGTLSSGICREGENLVVGPTDDGKFLRLKVCSIQRNRSACRVLRAGQAATLALGPFDRSLLRKGMVMVSPEMNPTICSVFEAEIVLLFHATTFRKGFQVTVHVGNVRQTAIVEKIHGKDKLRTGEKAVVRFRFIKHPEYLKIGAKLLFREGVTKGIGHVTDLQAITTKENGLEESLGPGQLSF; this comes from the exons ATGGACTCCCGGGTGTCGGAGCTGTTCGGGGGCTGCTGCCGGCCGGCgaccggcggggcgggcggggcgctgCGGGGGCGCGGGGGACCCGCGCCCGGCAGTGGCAGCGGTGGCGGCTCGAAGGCGAAGAAGAAGAACgggcggagccggggggggaaggCCAACAACCCGCCGTACCTGCCGCCCGAG GCAGAAGATGGGAACATCGAATACAAG CTAAAGCTAGTGAATCCCTCGCAATATCGCTTTGAGCACCTGGTGACACAGATGAAGTGGCGACTACAGGAAGGCCGAGGTGAGGCCGTCTATCAGATCGGCGTGGAGGACAACGGGCTGCTGGTGGGCCTCTCAGAGGAAGAGATGCGTGCCTCACTCAAGACACTGCGCCGTATGGCAGAGAA GGTTGGGGCTGACATTACGGTGCTGCGGGAGAGGGAGGTTGATTACGACAGCGACGTTCCCAGGAAGATAACGGAGGTGCTTGTCCGAAAGGTGCCTGACAACCAGCAG TTCTTAGACCTGCGAGTAGCTGTGCTGGGGAACGTGGACTCAGGGAAGTCAACCCTGTTGGGTGTCCTAACGCAAGGAGAGCTGGACAATGGGCGGGGCAGAGCACGCCTCAACCTCTTCCGGCATCTCCATGAAATTCAGTCAGGAAGAACGTCGAGCATCAGCTTTGAGATCCTCGGCTTCAACAGCAAAGGAGAG GTGGTAAATTACAGTGACTCCCGAACAGCAGAAGAGATCTGTGAGAGTTCTTCCAAAATGATCACTTTCATTGACTTGGCTGGCCACCACAAGTATCTGAAAACAACCATCTTTGGCCTCACCAGCTACTGCCCGGACTTCGCTATGCTGGTGGTTAGCGCCAACACTGGCATTG cagggacaaCGCGAGAGCACTTGGGCTTGGCCATGGCCCTCAAGGTCCCCTTCTTCATTGTCATCAGTAAAGTTGACTTGTGTTCAAAAGCCACCGTGGAACGGACAGTGAAGCAGCTGGAGCGAATCCTCAAGCAGCCAGGCTGCAACAAGCTTCCCCTGCTTGTGAACTCAGATGACGATGCTGTTACAGCAGCACAGCAGTTCGCACAGTCTCCCAA CATCACCCCAATCTTCACACTGTCCAGCGTCTCTGGGGAGAACCTGGATCTCTTAAAAGTCTTCCTCAACATCCTCCCTCCACTGACCAACAGTAAAGAGCAGGAAGAACTCATGCAGCAACTCACAGAGTTTCAG GTCGATGAAATTTATACTGTGCCAGAGGTGGGGACTGTTGTGGGAGGAACTCTGTCGAG TGGGATATGCCGAGAAGGGGAGAACCTGGTGGTTGGTCCCACTGATGACGGGAAGTTCCTCCGGCTGAAAGTGTGCAGTATCCAACGCAACCGCTCTGCCTGCCGTGTGCTGCGGGCTGGGCAGGCAGCCACGCTGGCCCTCGGACCCTTCGACCGCTCCCTGCTGCGGAAG GGCATGGTCATGGTGAGCCCAGAAATGAACCCCACCATCTGCTCAGTGTTTGAAGCTGAGATCGTGCTGCTGTTCCATGCCACGACTTTCCGGAAGGGATTTCAGGTGACGGTGCACGTGGGGAATGTACGACAGACTGCTATCGTAGAGAAGATCCATGGAAAG gacaAGCTGCGGACAGGAGAGAAGGCAGTCGTCCGCTTCAGGTTCATCAAGCACCCCGAATACTTGAAGATCGGAGCCAAGTTGCTTTTCCGTGAAGGAGTCACCAAAGGCATTGGGCATGTCACTGACCTCCAAGCCATCACCACCAAAGAAAACGGCCTGGAGGAGTCCCTGGGGCCTGGACAGCTGAGCTTCTGA
- the POLH gene encoding DNA polymerase eta isoform X2 yields the protein MAAGGTSRGRERVVALVDMDCFFMQVEQRLDPQLRGRPCAVVQYTEWQGGGVIAVSYEARAFGVSRGMWATEARAMCPELALARVPQARGKADLTRYREASVEVMQVLSRFAAIERASIDEAYLDLTGSVRERLRALRGQPLPAALLPTTFVQGLPEETGPQPGGKEELRQRGLHEWLASLSFDNPDCPDLQLTMGAVIVEEIRVAVEAATEFRCSAGISHNKTLAKLACGLNKPNRQTLVSSRFVPQLFSQLPVGNIRNLGGKLGTAITDILGIEYIGQLTQYSETELQTHFGDKTGSWLYDLCRGIEDEPVKNRYLPQSIGCSKNFPGKTALATQKEVQHWLLQLALELESRLTKDRSQNHRVARQLMVVIRMQGDTRVSRFCALSRYDAQKMCNDAFALIQNCNMAGLHQAAWSPPLISVLLSANKFTEPATHLSAGIATFLTSDAQPDGTATAGQNTSSRRPKVKFFRSPSKELRQKPANAIESFFQKAAERQQSQMVAATSLPAGTTAESPVPSSLEHQERDGVGLASLQSDLESPVKQSPRDGSPRSPYKRLAFEKSLSDATQTPSTPPSSRTILKLEPAMEGNEQNLPPSPELAPLPPASPGDQQRCEKCGQLVLVWEFPEHMDYHFALELQSSFLEPSAPTAPAAAPNSKAAVSKSPTKAKNKPKTPAGSSAKRPREGVTRTLDFFFKRLPP from the exons ATGGCGGCAGGGGGGACGTCGCGGGGCCGGGAGCGCGTGGTGGCTCTGGTGGACATGGACTGCTTCTTCATGCAGGTGGAGCAGCGCCTCGACCCGCAGCTGCGCGGCCGCCCCTGCGCCGTGGTGCAGTACACCGAGTGGCAGGGCGGCGG GGTCATCGCCGTGAGCTACGAGGCGCGCGCCTTCGGCGTGTCCCGCGGGATGTGGGCGACCGAGGCGCGGGCGATGTGCCCCGAGCTGGCCCTGGCGCGGGTGCCCCAGGCGCGGGGCAAGGCCGACCTCACCCG GTACCGGGAGGCCAGCGTGGAGGTGATGCAGGTGCTGTCGCGCTTCGCCGCCATCGAGCGGGCCAGCATCGACGAGGCGTACCTGGACCTGACGGGCAGCGTGCGGGAGCGGCTGCGGGCCCTGCGGGGGCAaccgctgcccgccgccctccTGCCCACCACCTTCGTGCAGGGGCTGCCCGAGGAGACCGGACCCCAGCCCGGCGGGAAGG AGGAGCTGCGGCAACGTGGCTTGCACGAGTGGCTGGCATCGCTGTCTTTCGATAACCCTGATTGTCCTGACCTGCAGCTGACCATGGGTGCAGTAATTGTGGAAGAAATAAGGGTGGCTGTAGAAGCAGCCACCGAATTCAGATGTTCAGCTGGAATTTCGCACAACAAG ACACTGGCAAAACTGGCCTGTGGGTTAAACAAGCCCAACCGCCAGACACTAGTATCTTCACGATTTGTCCCTCAGCTCTTCAGCCAGCTGCCAGTCGGCAATAT cCGTAACCTGGGAGGCAAGCTTGGTACTGCCATCACAGACATCCTGGGAATAGAGTACATCGGGCAGCTGACACAGTACAGTGAGACAGAGCTCCAGACTCACTTTGGAGACAAAACTGG GTCCTGGCTCTATGACTTGTGCAGAGGAATTGAAGATGAACCTGTCAAAAACAGGTACCTTCCCCAGTCCATTGGCTGCAGCAAGAACTTCCCTGGGAAGACAGCCCTGGCCACGCAGAAGGAG GTGCAACACTGGCTCCTGCAGCTGGCCTTGGAGCTGGAATCCAGACTGACCAAGGACAGGAGCCAG AACCACCGAGTGGCCAGGCAGCTGATGGTGGTCATCCGCATGCAGGGAGACACCAGGGTGTCCCGCTTTTGCGCTTTGTCCCGCTATGATGCCCAGAAGATGTGCAACGATGCCTTTGCCCTCATCCAGAACTGCAACATGGCTGGGCTTCACCAGGCGGCCTG GTCTCCACCGCTCATATCGGTGCTTCTCTCGGCAAACAAGTTCACAGAGCCTGCCACGCATCTCTCTGCAGGCATTGCCACCTTCCTGACGAGTGATGCCCAGCCTGATGGCACTGCCACTGCCGGCCAAAACACGTCTTCTAGGAGGCCCAAGGTCAAGTTCTTCAGGAGCCCAAGCAAAGAGCTTAGGCAAAAGCCAGCTAATGCTATTGAGTCGTTCTTCCAAAAGGCGGCAGAAAGGCAGCAGTCACAGATGGTGGCAGCAACCAGCCTGCCTGCTGGTACCACTGCAGAGTCACCTGTGCCCAGCTCCCTGGAGCACCAAGAGAGGGATGGTGTTGGACTTGCCTCTCTGCAGTCTGACCTGGAGTCCCCTGTGAAGCAGAGTCCCAGAGATGGGAGTCCTAGGTCTCCTTACAAGAGGCTTGCTTTTGAGAAGTCGCTGTCTGATGCTACGCAAACACCTTCGACTCCACCCAGCTCCAGGACCATTCTGAAATTAGAGCCAGCTATGGAGGGAAATGAGCAGAATTTGCCACCTTCTCCTGAGCTTGCCCCGCTCCCTCCAGCATCACCGGGGGACCAGCAGCGCTGTGAGAAGTGTGGCCAGCTCGTGCTGGTGTGGGAGTTCCCAGAGCACATGGACTACCACTTTGCTCTGGAGCTGCAAAGCTCCTTCCTGGAGCCCAGCGctcccacagctccagcagcagctcccaacTCAAAGGCTGCAGTTTCCAAGTCTCCCACCAAGGCAAAGAACAAGCCCAAGACTCCAGCAGGATCTAGTGCAAAACGACCCAGAGAAGGCGTGACGAGAACTTTAGATTTTTTCTTTAAGCGCTTACCTCCTTAA
- the POLH gene encoding DNA polymerase eta isoform X1, producing MAAGGTSRGRERVVALVDMDCFFMQVEQRLDPQLRGRPCAVVQYTEWQGGGVIAVSYEARAFGVSRGMWATEARAMCPELALARVPQARGKADLTRYREASVEVMQVLSRFAAIERASIDEAYLDLTGSVRERLRALRGQPLPAALLPTTFVQGLPEETGPQPGGKGTHRSVPKPDEKEELRQRGLHEWLASLSFDNPDCPDLQLTMGAVIVEEIRVAVEAATEFRCSAGISHNKTLAKLACGLNKPNRQTLVSSRFVPQLFSQLPVGNIRNLGGKLGTAITDILGIEYIGQLTQYSETELQTHFGDKTGSWLYDLCRGIEDEPVKNRYLPQSIGCSKNFPGKTALATQKEVQHWLLQLALELESRLTKDRSQNHRVARQLMVVIRMQGDTRVSRFCALSRYDAQKMCNDAFALIQNCNMAGLHQAAWSPPLISVLLSANKFTEPATHLSAGIATFLTSDAQPDGTATAGQNTSSRRPKVKFFRSPSKELRQKPANAIESFFQKAAERQQSQMVAATSLPAGTTAESPVPSSLEHQERDGVGLASLQSDLESPVKQSPRDGSPRSPYKRLAFEKSLSDATQTPSTPPSSRTILKLEPAMEGNEQNLPPSPELAPLPPASPGDQQRCEKCGQLVLVWEFPEHMDYHFALELQSSFLEPSAPTAPAAAPNSKAAVSKSPTKAKNKPKTPAGSSAKRPREGVTRTLDFFFKRLPP from the exons ATGGCGGCAGGGGGGACGTCGCGGGGCCGGGAGCGCGTGGTGGCTCTGGTGGACATGGACTGCTTCTTCATGCAGGTGGAGCAGCGCCTCGACCCGCAGCTGCGCGGCCGCCCCTGCGCCGTGGTGCAGTACACCGAGTGGCAGGGCGGCGG GGTCATCGCCGTGAGCTACGAGGCGCGCGCCTTCGGCGTGTCCCGCGGGATGTGGGCGACCGAGGCGCGGGCGATGTGCCCCGAGCTGGCCCTGGCGCGGGTGCCCCAGGCGCGGGGCAAGGCCGACCTCACCCG GTACCGGGAGGCCAGCGTGGAGGTGATGCAGGTGCTGTCGCGCTTCGCCGCCATCGAGCGGGCCAGCATCGACGAGGCGTACCTGGACCTGACGGGCAGCGTGCGGGAGCGGCTGCGGGCCCTGCGGGGGCAaccgctgcccgccgccctccTGCCCACCACCTTCGTGCAGGGGCTGCCCGAGGAGACCGGACCCCAGCCCGGCGGGAAGGGTACACACCGATCTGTCCCTAAGCCTGACGAGAAGG AGGAGCTGCGGCAACGTGGCTTGCACGAGTGGCTGGCATCGCTGTCTTTCGATAACCCTGATTGTCCTGACCTGCAGCTGACCATGGGTGCAGTAATTGTGGAAGAAATAAGGGTGGCTGTAGAAGCAGCCACCGAATTCAGATGTTCAGCTGGAATTTCGCACAACAAG ACACTGGCAAAACTGGCCTGTGGGTTAAACAAGCCCAACCGCCAGACACTAGTATCTTCACGATTTGTCCCTCAGCTCTTCAGCCAGCTGCCAGTCGGCAATAT cCGTAACCTGGGAGGCAAGCTTGGTACTGCCATCACAGACATCCTGGGAATAGAGTACATCGGGCAGCTGACACAGTACAGTGAGACAGAGCTCCAGACTCACTTTGGAGACAAAACTGG GTCCTGGCTCTATGACTTGTGCAGAGGAATTGAAGATGAACCTGTCAAAAACAGGTACCTTCCCCAGTCCATTGGCTGCAGCAAGAACTTCCCTGGGAAGACAGCCCTGGCCACGCAGAAGGAG GTGCAACACTGGCTCCTGCAGCTGGCCTTGGAGCTGGAATCCAGACTGACCAAGGACAGGAGCCAG AACCACCGAGTGGCCAGGCAGCTGATGGTGGTCATCCGCATGCAGGGAGACACCAGGGTGTCCCGCTTTTGCGCTTTGTCCCGCTATGATGCCCAGAAGATGTGCAACGATGCCTTTGCCCTCATCCAGAACTGCAACATGGCTGGGCTTCACCAGGCGGCCTG GTCTCCACCGCTCATATCGGTGCTTCTCTCGGCAAACAAGTTCACAGAGCCTGCCACGCATCTCTCTGCAGGCATTGCCACCTTCCTGACGAGTGATGCCCAGCCTGATGGCACTGCCACTGCCGGCCAAAACACGTCTTCTAGGAGGCCCAAGGTCAAGTTCTTCAGGAGCCCAAGCAAAGAGCTTAGGCAAAAGCCAGCTAATGCTATTGAGTCGTTCTTCCAAAAGGCGGCAGAAAGGCAGCAGTCACAGATGGTGGCAGCAACCAGCCTGCCTGCTGGTACCACTGCAGAGTCACCTGTGCCCAGCTCCCTGGAGCACCAAGAGAGGGATGGTGTTGGACTTGCCTCTCTGCAGTCTGACCTGGAGTCCCCTGTGAAGCAGAGTCCCAGAGATGGGAGTCCTAGGTCTCCTTACAAGAGGCTTGCTTTTGAGAAGTCGCTGTCTGATGCTACGCAAACACCTTCGACTCCACCCAGCTCCAGGACCATTCTGAAATTAGAGCCAGCTATGGAGGGAAATGAGCAGAATTTGCCACCTTCTCCTGAGCTTGCCCCGCTCCCTCCAGCATCACCGGGGGACCAGCAGCGCTGTGAGAAGTGTGGCCAGCTCGTGCTGGTGTGGGAGTTCCCAGAGCACATGGACTACCACTTTGCTCTGGAGCTGCAAAGCTCCTTCCTGGAGCCCAGCGctcccacagctccagcagcagctcccaacTCAAAGGCTGCAGTTTCCAAGTCTCCCACCAAGGCAAAGAACAAGCCCAAGACTCCAGCAGGATCTAGTGCAAAACGACCCAGAGAAGGCGTGACGAGAACTTTAGATTTTTTCTTTAAGCGCTTACCTCCTTAA
- the POLH gene encoding DNA polymerase eta isoform X3 gives MAAGGTSRGRERVVALVDMDCFFMQVEQRLDPQLRGRPCAVVQYTEWQGGGVIAVSYEARAFGVSRGMWATEARAMCPELALARVPQARGKADLTRYREASVEVMQVLSRFAAIERASIDEAYLDLTGSVRERLRALRGQPLPAALLPTTFVQGLPEETGPQPGGKGTHRSVPKPDEKEELRQRGLHEWLASLSFDNPDCPDLQLTMGAVIVEEIRVAVEAATEFRCSAGISHNKTLAKLACGLNKPNRQTLVSSRFVPQLFSQLPVGNIRNLGGKLGTAITDILGIEYIGQLTQYSETELQTHFGDKTGSWLYDLCRGIEDEPVKNRYLPQSIGCSKNFPGKTALATQKENHRVARQLMVVIRMQGDTRVSRFCALSRYDAQKMCNDAFALIQNCNMAGLHQAAWSPPLISVLLSANKFTEPATHLSAGIATFLTSDAQPDGTATAGQNTSSRRPKVKFFRSPSKELRQKPANAIESFFQKAAERQQSQMVAATSLPAGTTAESPVPSSLEHQERDGVGLASLQSDLESPVKQSPRDGSPRSPYKRLAFEKSLSDATQTPSTPPSSRTILKLEPAMEGNEQNLPPSPELAPLPPASPGDQQRCEKCGQLVLVWEFPEHMDYHFALELQSSFLEPSAPTAPAAAPNSKAAVSKSPTKAKNKPKTPAGSSAKRPREGVTRTLDFFFKRLPP, from the exons ATGGCGGCAGGGGGGACGTCGCGGGGCCGGGAGCGCGTGGTGGCTCTGGTGGACATGGACTGCTTCTTCATGCAGGTGGAGCAGCGCCTCGACCCGCAGCTGCGCGGCCGCCCCTGCGCCGTGGTGCAGTACACCGAGTGGCAGGGCGGCGG GGTCATCGCCGTGAGCTACGAGGCGCGCGCCTTCGGCGTGTCCCGCGGGATGTGGGCGACCGAGGCGCGGGCGATGTGCCCCGAGCTGGCCCTGGCGCGGGTGCCCCAGGCGCGGGGCAAGGCCGACCTCACCCG GTACCGGGAGGCCAGCGTGGAGGTGATGCAGGTGCTGTCGCGCTTCGCCGCCATCGAGCGGGCCAGCATCGACGAGGCGTACCTGGACCTGACGGGCAGCGTGCGGGAGCGGCTGCGGGCCCTGCGGGGGCAaccgctgcccgccgccctccTGCCCACCACCTTCGTGCAGGGGCTGCCCGAGGAGACCGGACCCCAGCCCGGCGGGAAGGGTACACACCGATCTGTCCCTAAGCCTGACGAGAAGG AGGAGCTGCGGCAACGTGGCTTGCACGAGTGGCTGGCATCGCTGTCTTTCGATAACCCTGATTGTCCTGACCTGCAGCTGACCATGGGTGCAGTAATTGTGGAAGAAATAAGGGTGGCTGTAGAAGCAGCCACCGAATTCAGATGTTCAGCTGGAATTTCGCACAACAAG ACACTGGCAAAACTGGCCTGTGGGTTAAACAAGCCCAACCGCCAGACACTAGTATCTTCACGATTTGTCCCTCAGCTCTTCAGCCAGCTGCCAGTCGGCAATAT cCGTAACCTGGGAGGCAAGCTTGGTACTGCCATCACAGACATCCTGGGAATAGAGTACATCGGGCAGCTGACACAGTACAGTGAGACAGAGCTCCAGACTCACTTTGGAGACAAAACTGG GTCCTGGCTCTATGACTTGTGCAGAGGAATTGAAGATGAACCTGTCAAAAACAGGTACCTTCCCCAGTCCATTGGCTGCAGCAAGAACTTCCCTGGGAAGACAGCCCTGGCCACGCAGAAGGAG AACCACCGAGTGGCCAGGCAGCTGATGGTGGTCATCCGCATGCAGGGAGACACCAGGGTGTCCCGCTTTTGCGCTTTGTCCCGCTATGATGCCCAGAAGATGTGCAACGATGCCTTTGCCCTCATCCAGAACTGCAACATGGCTGGGCTTCACCAGGCGGCCTG GTCTCCACCGCTCATATCGGTGCTTCTCTCGGCAAACAAGTTCACAGAGCCTGCCACGCATCTCTCTGCAGGCATTGCCACCTTCCTGACGAGTGATGCCCAGCCTGATGGCACTGCCACTGCCGGCCAAAACACGTCTTCTAGGAGGCCCAAGGTCAAGTTCTTCAGGAGCCCAAGCAAAGAGCTTAGGCAAAAGCCAGCTAATGCTATTGAGTCGTTCTTCCAAAAGGCGGCAGAAAGGCAGCAGTCACAGATGGTGGCAGCAACCAGCCTGCCTGCTGGTACCACTGCAGAGTCACCTGTGCCCAGCTCCCTGGAGCACCAAGAGAGGGATGGTGTTGGACTTGCCTCTCTGCAGTCTGACCTGGAGTCCCCTGTGAAGCAGAGTCCCAGAGATGGGAGTCCTAGGTCTCCTTACAAGAGGCTTGCTTTTGAGAAGTCGCTGTCTGATGCTACGCAAACACCTTCGACTCCACCCAGCTCCAGGACCATTCTGAAATTAGAGCCAGCTATGGAGGGAAATGAGCAGAATTTGCCACCTTCTCCTGAGCTTGCCCCGCTCCCTCCAGCATCACCGGGGGACCAGCAGCGCTGTGAGAAGTGTGGCCAGCTCGTGCTGGTGTGGGAGTTCCCAGAGCACATGGACTACCACTTTGCTCTGGAGCTGCAAAGCTCCTTCCTGGAGCCCAGCGctcccacagctccagcagcagctcccaacTCAAAGGCTGCAGTTTCCAAGTCTCCCACCAAGGCAAAGAACAAGCCCAAGACTCCAGCAGGATCTAGTGCAAAACGACCCAGAGAAGGCGTGACGAGAACTTTAGATTTTTTCTTTAAGCGCTTACCTCCTTAA